A part of Escherichia ruysiae genomic DNA contains:
- a CDS encoding ead/Ea22-like family protein, which yields MTIDYQVLREAAEKATPDEWVAFISTDTGTYAVHTPGDERCEDVIKWTGFDGQKNAENNARHVAAFNPKVALELLGEIKCLEDTNIDATCRISELETNLAALVAENAGLKHAMAVTLEHVSVTDAGQAGVAAMIINDALHHSETPATDAFLAEIRAQGVEMFAECAYTLEHHDHAVAFAAELRKGGNQ from the coding sequence ATGACAATTGACTATCAGGTACTGCGTGAGGCGGCAGAAAAGGCAACACCAGACGAATGGGTCGCATTTATTTCGACGGATACTGGTACTTATGCGGTGCACACGCCCGGTGATGAACGATGTGAAGACGTTATCAAATGGACCGGCTTTGATGGACAGAAAAATGCAGAGAACAACGCTCGTCATGTTGCCGCGTTCAACCCAAAGGTTGCACTGGAGCTGCTTGGTGAAATTAAGTGCTTGGAGGACACAAATATTGATGCCACGTGCCGAATTTCAGAGCTTGAGACTAATCTCGCTGCGCTGGTGGCAGAGAACGCTGGGCTGAAACACGCAATGGCCGTAACTCTTGAGCATGTGTCGGTCACGGATGCAGGGCAGGCCGGAGTTGCTGCAATGATTATCAACGATGCCCTGCACCACAGCGAAACTCCAGCTACCGATGCTTTTCTGGCTGAAATTCGTGCGCAGGGCGTGGAGATGTTTGCGGAGTGTGCATACACACTTGAACATCATGATCACGCAGTAGCCTTCGCCGCTGAGCTTCGCAAAGGAGGCAACCAGTGA
- a CDS encoding DUF551 domain-containing protein has translation MMAAMWEGWKGRAEPPVPEIQADVAQAIEKLKRKLVECNRYNYCADAVKGVEDACHAAMLQGSQPVSQTYKLPVNTPCQDAPAHIWLQTAGVWPEDGELSELTWCSHNQHHDDTLYVRADLVNGNYPVTPDGWISCSERMPEDGQHVIILCDGAFVLYAQYRDGEFFDIVRNGDEFFETQSRNVTDWMSLPEPPQEVDQ, from the coding sequence ATGATGGCTGCCATGTGGGAAGGCTGGAAAGGCCGGGCAGAACCGCCAGTTCCGGAAATACAGGCTGATGTCGCGCAAGCAATTGAAAAACTCAAACGGAAATTAGTGGAATGCAATCGCTATAACTACTGCGCAGATGCAGTAAAGGGCGTAGAGGATGCCTGCCACGCTGCCATGCTTCAGGGTAGCCAACCTGTAAGCCAAACTTACAAGTTGCCAGTTAATACACCTTGCCAAGATGCGCCAGCCCATATCTGGCTGCAAACAGCTGGAGTATGGCCAGAAGATGGCGAGTTAAGCGAATTAACGTGGTGCAGCCACAATCAGCACCATGATGACACGCTATATGTTCGAGCTGACCTTGTGAATGGCAACTATCCGGTAACTCCGGATGGTTGGATAAGCTGTAGTGAGCGAATGCCAGAGGATGGTCAGCACGTAATTATTTTATGTGATGGCGCATTCGTTCTTTATGCGCAATATCGAGACGGAGAGTTTTTCGATATTGTCCGCAATGGTGATGAATTTTTCGAAACACAGAGTCGCAATGTAACCGACTGGATGTCGCTACCAGAACCGCCGCAGGAGGTCGATCAATGA
- a CDS encoding DUF1382 family protein, with the protein MNKASPAELRASLEMAHSLAQIGVRFVPIPVETDEEFHRLAVSAAQKLEIMAAKVEKAEGATK; encoded by the coding sequence CTGAATAAAGCATCCCCAGCAGAGTTAAGAGCAAGTCTCGAAATGGCGCATAGCCTTGCTCAAATTGGTGTCAGGTTTGTACCAATTCCAGTTGAAACAGATGAAGAATTTCACAGGTTAGCGGTATCGGCAGCACAAAAGCTGGAAATCATGGCAGCGAAAGTAGAGAAAGCTGAAGGAGCGACAAAATGA
- a CDS encoding P-loop NTPase family protein: MRITKTRLLDIIARIEMYGHGAGYTADEVLELAKIALATCKDGETIKLIDLLVQELPKRGGWPDDVLDCRMVREDEYEPSYGLFAFGSDPAKSLRGRHFCLEVRLPISNLDREEYTEIISRKQYEEALEASNKLNFEQWLGQQHEKIDQDCGCVSTETFMHWLRVAYESGNRLDTHPQAPKPRVSTTLERGHLETALKIKAGHTLGVIDAMLIHEMAKALLPEIPANTPTHVLAQMKKHNLPREVFWCFDHEQWRFACHKCKY, translated from the coding sequence ATGAGGATAACTAAAACTCGTTTATTGGACATTATCGCACGAATAGAAATGTATGGTCACGGTGCTGGATATACGGCAGATGAGGTGTTGGAGCTTGCCAAAATAGCGTTAGCAACCTGCAAGGATGGTGAAACAATAAAGCTGATTGACTTATTGGTGCAGGAGCTGCCAAAGCGTGGAGGGTGGCCTGATGATGTGCTCGATTGTCGCATGGTTAGAGAGGACGAGTATGAACCATCATATGGCCTCTTTGCTTTTGGCTCTGACCCGGCAAAAAGCCTGCGAGGACGCCATTTTTGCCTTGAGGTCAGACTCCCGATAAGTAACCTTGATCGTGAGGAATACACGGAAATAATTTCGCGCAAACAATACGAAGAGGCTCTAGAAGCATCCAACAAGTTAAATTTTGAGCAGTGGCTGGGGCAGCAACACGAAAAAATCGACCAGGACTGCGGTTGTGTGTCTACGGAAACATTCATGCACTGGCTGCGGGTAGCCTATGAATCTGGCAACCGTCTGGATACCCATCCACAAGCGCCGAAGCCAAGAGTGAGTACAACTCTGGAAAGGGGCCATCTTGAAACCGCATTAAAGATTAAGGCGGGGCATACGCTTGGGGTAATAGATGCTATGTTAATTCATGAAATGGCTAAGGCTTTGCTACCAGAAATCCCCGCAAATACGCCAACGCACGTGCTGGCGCAAATGAAAAAACACAATCTGCCCAGGGAAGTATTCTGGTGCTTTGACCATGAACAGTGGAGATTCGCATGTCATAAGTGCAAGTATTAA